GCGGCGCTCCGCGCGTTCAACTCCTCGCTCCGCAAGGAGATCGGCAGCGAGTAGCCCTCGACCCGGTCGTCTCGGCTGGTGTGGTGAGTGGCGTTCGTCACCCGGCCGTCATGTCACATTTCGCGTCCCGGATCGCTCTAGTGCATGAGGGGTCTACTCAAGGGGGCGTGGGCTGATGGTGAAGATGCGGATCAACAGGGCGCTCGCGAGTGTGCGGCGGCTGGGGGAAGAGGTCGGTCCTCCGGACCGGAGGCGGTCGGGCCCGCTTCGGGGCGTGGGGCGGCGTGGCGAGTCGGATCGTTGGAGCTTCCTGTTCGCGCAGGTGACGCTTCATTCCTTTCTCGTGTTGGTGGTCACCGGGGCGTTCCTGACGTTCTTTTTCGATCCGGATATGTCGCGGACCACCTATGACGGCTCCTACGCCCCGCTGCGCGGCGTCGAGGTCAGCGAGGCGTACGATTCCACGCTGAACATCAGCCTCGACGTGCGCGGTGGGCTGTTGATGCGACAGATCCACCATTGGGCCGCGCTGATATTCACCGCCGCCATCTGCTGCCAGATCCTGCGGATGTTCTTCACCGGCGCCTTCCGCCGGGCGCGCGGGCTGGACTGGCTGTTCTGGGTGGGGTTGTTGCCGCTGGCGATGGCGGCGGGGGTGAGCGGCACCGTCCTGCCCGATGACATGTTGTCGGGCGGCAGCGTCAGTCTGCTGCAGGGGGTCACGCAATCCATCCCGGTCATCGGGACCGGCGTGGCGTTCCTGCTGTTCGGGGACGACATTCCCGGAGACGACATCATTCCGCGCATGTACTGGGCGCACATCCTGGTGATCCCGGCCGTCATCGCCGTGTTGTTCCCGATGCGCCGGCTGCTGAGCGCGCGGTTCGGGGGCACCCGTTTCCGGGGCTCGCGGCCCGCCGGGCTGAGTCGCGGTCTCCGTTCGGCGGCCCTCCTGTTGTACACGTGCGGGGTGCTGGCGCTGCTGGGCACCTTCGCCCAGATCAACCCCATCTGGCTGTACGGGCCGTACGAGCCGGGGGCGATCACCGCCGGGGCCGTTCCCGACTGGTACATGGGGTTCCTGGACGGCGCGGTGCGGATCATGCCCGGGTGGGAGATCTCCATCGCCGGGCATCCGCTCACCCTCGCGGTGCTGGTGCCCGCCGTCATCGTTCCGGGCGCGTTCTTCACCGCCTTGGCGGCCTATCCGTGGGTCGAGCGGAGGCTCACCGGCGACCGGCGCGTTCACCATGTGCCGGACCGGCCCCGTGACCACGCCTTCCGCACCGGGCTGGGCGCCGCCGGGATCACCTTTTACGGCTTGTTGTGGGCCGCCGCCTCCAATGACCAGATCGCCGACACCTTTCATCTGTCGCTGTTCGCCGTGACGGAGTTCTTCCGCGTCGCCGTCTTCGTGGGGCCCGCGCTGGCGTTCGCGATCACGCGCTGGATGTGCCTGGCGCTGGTCGCCCGGGAACGACAGGAGTTCGAGCACGGCTACGAGACCGGCCGCATCATGATGAGCCCGGACGGGGCCTACAGCGAGATCCACGCCCCGGTCCGCGACCACGGCGACACGCCGCGTCCGGAACTCGAAGAGGGACGCGACCGCCTGATCAAGCGGTGAGGGGCGAAGTGGTCGGGGCACGGGCGGGCGCGAATATCACGGGCCCGCCGACGGAGGCATGTACGGAACGCGCCAACCTGACAGCGAGTTGGATTGCGACACAAAATAGGACAAACATCAAGATCAGTCGAAGGGATGGCCGCTACCGGTAACGGTCCTGACAGGATGATCGACTTTTCCTAGGCTGGCCGAAGATCATGATCCATCACCCTGGATCGGAGCCAGCGGGACATGCCGGTCACACCGCGTACCCTCACCGACCTCGCGCCCTCGCCACCCTGCTCGTCCGTCTCCTGTCGCTCGGCGCGGTCGCCGTCCCCGCCCACGCCGATCCGGTCACCGGCCCGCCGATCGGCCCGCCCGCCGACGACGGCGCGCAGGTCGTGCACCCTCGATCCCGTAGAGGAAGAACCTTGCTGAGAAGACGCAGCCACCTCGCCCTCGCGGTGGTCGCGGGGCTGACGGCCGCCCTCGCGGCCGTGGTCCCCGCACAGGCCATCGACGAGCCCTGGATGAACACCTCGCTCAGCCCCGACGAACGCGCCGACCTGCTGTTGGCCACGTTGGACGACAAGCAGAGACGCCAACTGCTGGCCGGCAGCCAGGTCTGCGACACGGCCAGCCTGCTCGGCGACGGCTACGTGCCCCCGCGCGGGGCCGTGCCCGCGCAGGAGATGATCGGCGCCGGGGCGGGGGTGACCAACGTGTGCAAGCGGCTGGGCCACCCCGAGCGCCAGGCGACCTCGCTGCCCGCGCCGATCGCGATGGCCGCCACCTGGGACACGAACGCGGCCCGCACGCACGGAACGGTGATCGGTGCGGAGACCCGCGCGTTCGGGTTCAACGTCGGGCTGACCAGCCACTCCAACATCATCCGTGACCCGCGCAACGGCCGCACCTGGGAGAACCAGGGCGAGGACCCGCTGCTGGCGGGGATCATGACCTCCGCCCAGCTCGCCGGCCTGCAGAGCCAGAAGGTGGTCGCCACCCACAAGAACATCGTGGGCAACGAGAACGAGCGCTACCGCCAGGGGCAGAACTCGATCATCGACGAGCGCACCCTCCGCGAGATCTATCTGCGGCCGTTCGAGATCTCCATCCAGAAGGCGAACCCGGGCGCGCTGATGTGCTCGTACAACATGATCAACGGTTCGCCGGCCTGCCAGGCCCCGGCGGTCATGGACATCGTCAAGAACGAGTGGGGCTTCCCCGGCTGGATCATGACCGACTGGTGGACCTGCATGGGTCAGGGGGTGTACACCGACTCGGGCGGCAACGACCACGCGGTGCCGTACCCGACCAACACCTGCGGCACCCAGCAGTCCATCCAGGCCGGTCTCGACCAGCAGATGCCGAACGGCACCTTCTACGGCGAGGGCCTGCTGTGGTCGGCGTTGGCGTCCGGGCTCATCACCCAGGGCCAGATCGACGCCGCCGCGCACCGCATCCTGCGGTCGATGTTCGCCAACGGGGTGATCGACGACCCGCCGACACCGGGGACGCCGTCCGCCGCCCAGATCGCGGCGCACGCCACCACCTCCCGCCAGTTGGCGGAGCAGGCGGCCGTACTCCTGCGCAACGAGCAGAACATCCTGCCGCTCAGCAAGACCACCGGCGGCACCATCGCCCTCATCGGCAGCCCCGCCGACGCCGACCCGGCGGCGAGCGGCCCCAACGGCTCCGGCTACGTCGTGCCGTACGCGAGCCAGATCGCCAAGGCCCGCCAGAAGATCGAGGACGCGACCGGTCGCACCGTCACCTACGTGGACGGCACGAACAAGGCCGCCGCCGTCAGCCTCGCCGCCAACGCGGACACCGTGATCGTGTTCGGCCGCGACAGCCAGCAGGAGGGCGCCGACAAGAAGAACCTCACGCTGGACCCGTTCGGCACCCAGCCGGCCGACGACCTGATCTCCTCGGTCGCCGCCGCCAACCCCGACACCGTCGTGGTGCTCCAGACCGGCGGCCCGGTCACCATGCCGTGGCGGAACTCGGTCAAGGGCATCCTCGAAGCCTGGTACCCGGGCGAGCAGGGCGGCGCGGCCATCGCCAACCTCCTGTTCGGCGACGCCAACCCCTCCGGCCGCCTGCCGGTCACCTTCCCGGTGGACGAGCAGCACATGCCGACCCCCGCCACCGGCTGGCAGGGCACCCCCACCACGCTCAACTACACCGAGGGCCTGAACGTCGGCTACCGCTGGTACGACCAGAACTCGGCCCCGCTGTACCCGTTCGGCCACGGCCTCTCCTACGGCGGGAACTTCGCCTACTCGGGCCTCGGCCTCTCCTCGACCACCGTTCCCCAGCCGAACCCGGTCTCCGACAACCACCAGTTGTCCAACGTCACCCTGACGCTCACCAACAACGGAACGCGCACCGCGTCCGAGACCGCCCAGGTCTACGTGGGCTTCCCCGCCGGAACGGGCGAGCCGCCCAAGCGCCTCGTCGGCTGGAAGAAGGTCACCCTCGGCCCCGGCCAGTCCACCCAGGTCACTATCCCGCTGGACGACCGTTCCCTGGCCATCTGGAACACCACCACCGACAGTTGGCAGGTCCCCTGCGGCAACTACCCCGTTCACGCCGCCTCCTCCGCCGGCAGCATCCGCCAGACCGCCACCCTCAAGGTCTGCTGACCGGAGCACCACCATGAACGGCTGCCCGAGCCGGCCCACCCGCCGACCCGGGCAGCCGTTCTCCGCTGTCCCGGCATGCGTCATGCGAGCGGGAGGTCGGACTTGTGTGGGAACGCCTAGGAAGGCGGGTGTCGGCCGGCTAGGTTGGGCGGGTGGTGGGGACGGTTGCGGGACGGCTGGCGGAAGCGCGGCGGCGCCGGTTCGTGGGGCGGGCCGCGGAGATCGAGTTGTTGCGCGCGGCGTTGGCGAAGCCCGATCCCGACTTCACCGTGCTGTACGTGTACGGGCCCGGCGGGATCGGGAAGACCGCGCTGCTCGGGGCCCTCGCGCAGGTCGCCTCCGAGCACGGCTTGGAGCCCGTACGGCTGGACGGCCGGTCCGTCGAGCCGGTGCCGTTCACGCCGGAGCCCCGACAGGGCCGGCTGGTCCTGCTGATCGACACGTACGAGGCGCTCGCCCCCTTGGACGGGTGGGTTCGGGAGACGCTGGTCCCGAGCCTGCCCGAGGACGCGGTGGTCGTCCTGGCGGGGCGGTCCCCGCCGGATGGGGGCTGGTACTCCGACCCGGCCTGGCGGGATCTGTTGCGGGTCGTACGGCTGGGCGAGTTGTCGGCTGCGGACGTTCGGGACTTCGCCAGGGCCGCCGGGCTGCCCGAGGCGCTGCA
The DNA window shown above is from Thermomonospora umbrina and carries:
- a CDS encoding beta-glucosidase family protein, whose protein sequence is MLRRRSHLALAVVAGLTAALAAVVPAQAIDEPWMNTSLSPDERADLLLATLDDKQRRQLLAGSQVCDTASLLGDGYVPPRGAVPAQEMIGAGAGVTNVCKRLGHPERQATSLPAPIAMAATWDTNAARTHGTVIGAETRAFGFNVGLTSHSNIIRDPRNGRTWENQGEDPLLAGIMTSAQLAGLQSQKVVATHKNIVGNENERYRQGQNSIIDERTLREIYLRPFEISIQKANPGALMCSYNMINGSPACQAPAVMDIVKNEWGFPGWIMTDWWTCMGQGVYTDSGGNDHAVPYPTNTCGTQQSIQAGLDQQMPNGTFYGEGLLWSALASGLITQGQIDAAAHRILRSMFANGVIDDPPTPGTPSAAQIAAHATTSRQLAEQAAVLLRNEQNILPLSKTTGGTIALIGSPADADPAASGPNGSGYVVPYASQIAKARQKIEDATGRTVTYVDGTNKAAAVSLAANADTVIVFGRDSQQEGADKKNLTLDPFGTQPADDLISSVAAANPDTVVVLQTGGPVTMPWRNSVKGILEAWYPGEQGGAAIANLLFGDANPSGRLPVTFPVDEQHMPTPATGWQGTPTTLNYTEGLNVGYRWYDQNSAPLYPFGHGLSYGGNFAYSGLGLSSTTVPQPNPVSDNHQLSNVTLTLTNNGTRTASETAQVYVGFPAGTGEPPKRLVGWKKVTLGPGQSTQVTIPLDDRSLAIWNTTTDSWQVPCGNYPVHAASSAGSIRQTATLKVC
- a CDS encoding cytochrome b — protein: MTLHSFLVLVVTGAFLTFFFDPDMSRTTYDGSYAPLRGVEVSEAYDSTLNISLDVRGGLLMRQIHHWAALIFTAAICCQILRMFFTGAFRRARGLDWLFWVGLLPLAMAAGVSGTVLPDDMLSGGSVSLLQGVTQSIPVIGTGVAFLLFGDDIPGDDIIPRMYWAHILVIPAVIAVLFPMRRLLSARFGGTRFRGSRPAGLSRGLRSAALLLYTCGVLALLGTFAQINPIWLYGPYEPGAITAGAVPDWYMGFLDGAVRIMPGWEISIAGHPLTLAVLVPAVIVPGAFFTALAAYPWVERRLTGDRRVHHVPDRPRDHAFRTGLGAAGITFYGLLWAAASNDQIADTFHLSLFAVTEFFRVAVFVGPALAFAITRWMCLALVARERQEFEHGYETGRIMMSPDGAYSEIHAPVRDHGDTPRPELEEGRDRLIKR